The Aggregatilinea lenta genome includes a region encoding these proteins:
- a CDS encoding ABC transporter ATP-binding protein, with protein sequence MTMTLLDIDRLSVQFRIGKDTVYALRVATYQIGRGTRTAIVGESGSGKTVSALAALRLLPPNARVTDGQIRFDGTDLLPLSDKAMQAVRGTQIGMVFQNAAAALNPLYSVGSQIADIYRYHAKVSKAEAWQKAVEVLDATGIPDPEDRARNYPFEYSGGMAQRAMIAMALACRPQLLIADEPTSGLDVTIQVQVLDVIQQVIDELNATLIIISHDIGLVSAVCDHVVVMYAGTVMETGTADQVLRQPSNPYTILLLECALEEGGDRMPFIPGRVPDLREQWTGCCFASRCPRVQDICRQQRPALVEVETGHFSACHFP encoded by the coding sequence ATGACGATGACGCTGCTCGATATCGACCGGCTCAGCGTGCAGTTCCGCATCGGCAAGGACACGGTCTACGCCCTGCGCGTCGCCACCTACCAGATCGGACGGGGCACGCGCACCGCCATCGTAGGCGAAAGCGGCTCCGGCAAGACCGTCTCTGCGCTGGCCGCGCTGCGGCTGCTGCCGCCCAACGCGCGCGTGACGGACGGGCAGATCCGCTTCGACGGGACCGACCTGCTGCCGCTGAGCGACAAAGCCATGCAGGCCGTGCGTGGCACGCAGATCGGCATGGTCTTCCAGAATGCCGCCGCCGCGCTCAACCCACTCTATTCTGTGGGCAGCCAGATCGCGGACATCTACCGCTACCACGCGAAGGTCAGCAAGGCGGAGGCCTGGCAAAAGGCGGTCGAGGTGCTCGACGCGACCGGCATCCCCGACCCGGAAGATCGCGCGCGTAATTACCCGTTCGAGTACAGCGGCGGCATGGCCCAGCGCGCCATGATCGCGATGGCCCTCGCCTGCCGCCCGCAGCTGCTGATCGCCGATGAGCCGACCAGCGGCCTGGATGTCACCATCCAGGTTCAGGTACTGGACGTCATTCAGCAGGTGATCGACGAGCTGAACGCGACGCTCATCATCATCTCGCACGACATCGGGCTGGTGTCGGCGGTGTGCGATCACGTGGTGGTCATGTACGCGGGCACCGTGATGGAAACCGGCACGGCGGATCAGGTGCTGCGGCAGCCGTCCAATCCGTATACCATTTTGCTGCTGGAATGCGCGCTTGAAGAGGGCGGCGACCGCATGCCGTTCATTCCGGGGCGCGTGCCCGACCTGCGCGAGCAGTGGACCGGCTGCTGCTTCGCGTCGCGCTGCCCGCGCGTGCAGGACATCTGCCGCCAGCAGCGGCCCGCCCTGGTCGAAGTCGAAACAGGACACTTTTCAGCATGTCACTTTCCCTAG
- a CDS encoding ABC transporter permease, whose protein sequence is MTTASATTTRKTFKRPSILERLVDANGRWRVWINLGLLAAILLLGLLAPLLPLQNPVKPNPMNTMQPPSAEHYFGTDRDGMDIFARTIYAIRTDFTLALSSVLIGIAIGVPLGAIAGYCGGLLDNVITRVTEVFQGFPQILFGMAVIAAAGNTLTNVVLIVAFYNIPVYSKMVRSVVIPLRDVDFVQAAKVAGNPSSAIIFRHIIPNALVPVFSQLPLSCAYAVQMIAGLSFIGLGVEIPKPEWGSMIQIGANYIVFGKWWLSIFPGAALFLSVWILNNISDILKTLWIRRV, encoded by the coding sequence ATGACGACTGCAAGCGCAACCACGACCCGCAAAACCTTCAAGCGCCCGTCGATCCTGGAACGTCTCGTCGATGCCAATGGCCGTTGGCGCGTCTGGATCAATCTCGGCCTGCTGGCGGCAATCCTGCTGTTGGGCCTGCTGGCGCCGCTGCTGCCGCTGCAAAACCCGGTCAAGCCCAACCCCATGAACACCATGCAGCCGCCTTCCGCCGAGCACTACTTCGGCACGGACCGCGACGGCATGGACATCTTCGCCCGCACGATCTATGCCATCCGCACCGACTTCACGCTGGCGCTCAGCTCCGTGCTGATCGGGATCGCGATCGGCGTGCCACTGGGGGCCATCGCGGGCTACTGCGGCGGGCTGCTGGACAACGTGATCACGCGCGTGACGGAGGTGTTCCAGGGCTTCCCGCAGATCCTGTTCGGCATGGCCGTCATCGCGGCGGCGGGCAACACCCTGACCAACGTCGTGCTGATCGTCGCGTTCTACAACATCCCGGTTTACAGCAAGATGGTCCGCAGTGTGGTCATCCCGCTGCGCGACGTGGACTTCGTCCAGGCCGCGAAAGTTGCGGGCAACCCGTCCTCGGCGATCATCTTCCGGCACATCATCCCCAACGCGCTGGTGCCCGTGTTCTCGCAGTTGCCGCTGAGCTGCGCCTACGCGGTCCAGATGATCGCCGGGCTGAGTTTCATCGGGCTGGGCGTGGAAATCCCCAAGCCCGAATGGGGATCGATGATTCAGATCGGCGCGAACTACATCGTGTTCGGCAAATGGTGGCTGTCGATCTTCCCCGGCGCGGCGCTATTTCTGTCCGTGTGGATTCTCAACAACATCAGCGACATCCTGAAAACCTTGTGGATCAGGCGGGTATGA